One Malassezia restricta chromosome VI, complete sequence genomic region harbors:
- a CDS encoding solute carrier family 45, member 1/2/4, translating into MLDNIEDVAGDGLPLESHLKGVPLILGPRRLRSPILTMGHLGTHVVWSILNARATLFLQRLGIYKSFVAIILMAGPLSGLIVQPTVGVLSDHCTSSWGRRRPYVFIGLVFCCFSLVCLAAASSMSYQEEGARFRPFTALIGILGIMGIDISVNTLSAAHRALTMDVLGPEEQDMASAWSTRYGNAGSLIGYMLGLLDLPKIFGFMGLTDHLALLCICAIVFVLITHASLFFLLRESVLLRLNRPRTLAQSITNIPVDLYRCGRTLPPALWDLLVIQFFSWLAWFPVLYYAATWVAEIFSLAHGHSAKEASAKTKLGEEARRVGSKALFYYALTGLVASIVLPWCVYEPMTARSLAHTRYESAPQNDTELNDLHGTERPENMGDDEGDDNWNHPTAGSITNAPRQPWWRRIRHGLTLAEIWFLSQVMFVFTIMLFTCPVFGSKSITGAIVLVSVLGILWSVTMWVPYALLGILVISNKSTTIGLQRATIDLRSETGTVTGLHNWAIVLPQLVTSMLSSLVFLLPSLLFDPSTAESLDSTGLLLRVGSLCTLYAATCTFRWIRTHDAAICR; encoded by the coding sequence ATGCTCGACAATATTGAGGATGTGGCGGGCGATGGTTTGCCGCTTGAGAGTCACCTCAAGGGTGTTCCCCTGATCCTGGGTCCTAGGCGGCTGCGATCACCGATCCTGACCATGGGACATTTAGGCACACATGTGGTGTGGTCCATCTTGAATGCAAGGGCCACATTGTTTCTACAGCGACTTGGCATATACAAAAGCTTTGTTGCGATCATTTTGATGGCTGGTCCATTGAGTGGTTTAATAGTACAGCCCACTGTGGGGGTGCTCTCCGATCATTGCACAAGTTCATGGGGCCGGCGACGACCGTATGTATTCATCGGATTGGTTTTTTGTTGCTTTTCGCTTGTGTGCTTAGCCGCTGCAAGCTCCATGTCCTATCAAGAAGAGGGCGCACGATTTCGTCCCTTTACCGCGCTCATCGGCATTCTAGGCATCATGGGCATTGATATTTCTGTCAACACGCTCTCTGCTGCACATAGAGCTCTTACCATGGACGTGCTTGGGCCTGAAGAGCAGGATATGGCAAGTGCCTGGTCTACGCGATACGGTAATGCGGGATCATTGATCGGTTACATGCTTGGGTTGCTGGACTTGCCCAAGATCTTTGGCTTTATGGGCCTAACGGACCATCTAGCCCTTCTTTGCATATGCGCTATTGTTTTTGTATTAATCACACATGCCTCACTGTTTTTTCTTCTTCGAGAATCGGTGTTACTGAGACTCAACCGTCCACGGACACTGGCACAGTCCATCACCAATATTCCTGTGGATCTGTACCGCTGTGGTAGGACACTGCCTCCTGCTCTCTGGGATCTGCTGGTAATCCAGTTTTTTTCATGGCTTGCTTGGTTCCCAGTCTTATACTATGCCGCGACATGGGTGGCCGAGATTTTCAGCTTGGCCCATGGGCACTCCGCCAAGGAAGCCTCTGCTAAAACAAAGCTGGGAGAAGAGGCCCGTCGTGTGGGAAGCAAAGCCCTGTTTTATTATGCCCTAACTGGACTAGTGGCATCGATCGTGCTACCATGGTGCGTTTATGAACCAATGACTGCAAGGAGTTTAGCACATACCCGCTACGAGTCTGCGCCGCAGAACGATACCGAACTAAACGATTTGCACGGCACAGAACGACCTGAAAATATGGGAGATGATGAGGGTGATGATAATTGGAATCATCCTACAGCGGGCTCTATCACGAATGCCCCCCGACAACCGTGGTGGCGGCGAATCCGACATGGCCTCACGCTGGCTGAGATTTGGTTTTTGTCGCAGGTCATGTTTGTTTTCACGATTATGCTTTTCACATGTCCCGTGTTCGGCAGCAAAAGTATCACAGGTGCCATTGTACTCGTCAGCGTGCTTGGTATTTTGTGGTCTGTAACTATGTGGGTACCGTACGCGCTGCTCGGTATACTTGTTATTTCGAATAAATCTACGACCATCGGATTGCAGCGGGCCACGATTGATTTGCGATCAGAAACGGGTACTGTCACTGGTTTACACAATTGGGCCATTGTGCTGCCACAACTGGTGACGTCTATGCTGTCCTCCCTTGTGTTTCTATTGCCCAGCCTGCTGTTCGATCCATCGACGGCCGAGTCGCTCGACAGCACGGGCCTCCTGTTGCGCGTTGGCAGTCTGTGCACGCTCTATGCCGCCACGTGCACGTTTCGATGGATTCGGACGCACGATGCGGCCATATGCAGGTGA
- a CDS encoding 14-3-3 protein epsilon, translating into MATPSREDSVYLAKLAEQAERYEEMVENMKRVASSNQELTVEERNLLSVAYKNVIGARRASWRIVSSIEQKEESKGNETQVSMIKVYREKIESELAQICEDILQVLDTHLIPSAASGESKVFYHKMKGDYHRYLAEFATGEKRKDSADKSLESYKAASDVAITELPPTHPIRLGLALNFSVFYYEILNSPDRACHLAKQAFDDAIAELDTLSEESYKDSTLIMQLLRDNLTLWTSDMQDTEKPAEGAAPAAPADAAAPAQPATESKGEEAA; encoded by the coding sequence ATGGCTACTCCGTCGCGTGAAGACTCTGTGTACCTCGCCAAGCTTGCTGAGCAAGCTGAGCGCTACGAGGAAATGGTTGAGAACATGAAGCGTGTGGCTTCGTCGAACCAGGAACTGACGGTGGAAGAGCGCAACCTGCTTTCGGTTGCCTACAAGAACGTCATtggtgcgcgccgtgcgtcgtggcgtATTGTCTCTTCCATTGAGCAGAAGGAGGAGTCGAAGGGCAATGAGACGCAGGTTTCGATGATCAAGGTGTACCGTGAGAAGATTGAGTCGGAACTTGCCCAGATCTGCGAGGATATCCTTCAGGTGCTGGACACTCACCTGATTCCCTCGGCTGCCTCGGGTGAGAGCAAGGTGTTCTACCACAAGATGAAGGGTGACTACCACCGCTACCTTGCTGAGTTTGCCACCGGTGAGAAGCGTAAGGACTCTGCCGACAAGTCTCTGGAGTCTTACAAGGCTGCTTCGGACGTTGCGATCACAGAGTTGCCACCTACGCATCCTATCCGCCTGGGTCTCGCCCTCAACTTCTCCGTCTTCTACTACGAGATTCTTAACTCTCCCGACCGTGCGTGCCATCTCGCCAAGCAGGCGTTCGACGATGCAATTGCGGAGCTGGATACCCTGTCGGAAGAGAGCTACAAGGACTCGACTTTGATCATGCAGTTGTTGCGCGACAACCTGACACTCTGGACGAGCGACATGCAGGACACCGAGAAGCCTGCTGAGGGTGCCGctcctgctgcgccagcagaTGCTGCCGCCCCTGCTCAGCCTGCTACCGAGTCGAAGGGCGAGGAGGCTGCCTAA
- a CDS encoding AP-2 complex subunit alpha, translated as MRGLSRYISELETCQSHEAQNEIVRREMERVRSKLTHASKSDGYEMKKSMAKVLFTHLQGYPVDQSYLEPLSLMSSSKYSEKQMGYLALSIMLRDRSDIPAMVLPIMRKDLASLNESDTCLALQLVSGMSMPDLAKALGEEVLKLLISPTSSVHVRKKAALTALSFFRLDPLFVDLAAWVDRLAVLLQHRHHGLAQCVSSLVTALVQHAPSEYPMFYRPAVEQLCQIQLEKDHRLEYMYHRVPAPWLQVQLLALLRVYPEVPKEARGVEAKLQNVFASIWKRDTLHAMTADVHESNALYAVQLEAIRLAVHLDPSSYVVTRSAAQVGRFLTSSQSNVRYLTMEVITLLAHDMPSLQPIQTHSDMIFLSLSDKDISVRRRALDLLYAICDRTNVRDIVQRLLDYLRVAEASLRQDMTFKISLLAEQHASDSTWYIDTTLELFHLAGRHVDDAVWHRIVQVVTNHPKVHKYAAQRIMVYLQQALCYETLVKLGAYLLGEYGFLISDLAGGSPLDQFQSLHRHMASCSPRTQSMCMSTYAKWASVYPDMQDLLLDVLQRHTHVLDVETRQRAAEYAMLIQLQRQGHVDLQDVLDELPPFTSTQFRGTQAPANDLFKPNRRISAVPVVSSVRRGEARRASRLPVLLSDPDAPSASVVTSPGLFSSDVSVDLVDLQSVRIDSPSLDSASEQHPWASASDVTGPQSPLLEHAYHEPAPFPLSNAQHIYLDLPFMQLFAHQGTLFEGHGGRLEYERQNTGDASVTVTLRIHNTDVLRALHVSDIQVQTSIEAHVTHPDRVDPQSSVAGTIEFVCHRPFDESPQMDMTWRREADDTHVLHVVLPVSLATFLRPWTMDRTTFFEHWHAMRSQPDQQAQRVCRYAHMNDRVFYAAGLAVLAGVDARPQNVVAAGRLPDAVPVLVRWEPSPETHLARLTVRASHPVAAQAIHKMVLRYMDLM; from the coding sequence ATGCGGGGTTTATCACGCTATATAAGCGAGCTAGAGACATGCCAGTCGCATGAGGCGCAGAATGAAATAGTGCGTCGAGAGATGGAACGTGTCCGTTCCAAGCTCACGCACGCATCCAAGTCAGATGGCTATGAGATGAAAAAGTCGATGGCCAAGGTCCTATTCACGCATTTGCAAGGATACCCCGTGGACCAGAGCTACCTCGAGCCGCTCTCACTCATGTCAAGTTCCAAGTACTCGGAGAAGCAGATGGGCTACCTTGCTTTGTCGATCATGCTGCGGGACCGCTCTGACATCCCCGCCATGGTACTACCGATCATGCGTAAGGATCTTGCGAGTTTGAATGAAAGTGATACGTGTCTTGCATTGCAGCTAGTGTCTGGGATGTCCATGCCGGATCTGGCCAAGGCACTAGGAGAGGAGGTGCTCAAACTCCTGATCTCACCCACTTCATCGGTGCATGTTCGCAAAAAAGCGGCTCTCACCGCGTTATCCTTCTTTCGGCTGGACCCTTTGTTTGTGGATTTGGCTGCATGGGTAGACCGACTGGCTGTGCTCCTGCAGCACCGACATCACGGCCTGGCCCAATGTGTGTCGTCCCTTGTAACGGCGCTCGTTCAACATGCGCCGTCGGAGTACCCCATGTTTTATCGACCAGCTGTTGAGCAGCTCTGTCAGATCCAGCTCGAGAAGGACCATCGCCTCGAGTACATGTACCATCGCGTCCCGGCTCCCTGGCTCCAGGTGCAGCTGCTAGCCCTGCTTCGCGTCTATCCCGAAGTGCCTAAGGAGGCACGAGGTGTGGAAGCGAAGCTGCAGAATGTATTTGCCAGTATATGGAAGCGCGATACATTGCATGCGATGACGGCTGACGTGCACGAATCCAATGCGCTCTATGctgtgcagctcgaggcgaTACGTCTCGCGGTGCACTTGGACCCCAGTTCGTATGTGGTGACACGTTCAGCGGCCCAGGTAGGGCGCTTCCTAACATCGTCACAGAGCAATGTGCGGTACTTGACGATGGAAGTGATAACGCTCCTTGCGCACGATATGCCATCGTTGCAGCCCATCCAAACGCACAGTGACATGATTTTTTTGTCTCTGAGCGACAAGGATATTagcgtgcgtcgacgcgccTTGGATTTGTTGTACGCCATTTGTGATCGCACGAATGTACGGGACATTGTGCAGCGGCTGCTCGACTACTTGCGCGTGGCGGAGGCGAGTCTGCGTCAAGACATGACATTCAAGATCTcgctgctggccgagcagcatgcGAGTGATTCGACGTGGTATATTGACACGACGCTGGAGCTCTTTCATTTGGCCGGTAGACATGTGGACGATGCTGTATGGCACCGCATTGTGCAAGTCGTGACAAATCATCCCAAGGTGCACAAATATGCCGCTCAACGGATCATGGTGTATTTGCAGCAGGCGCTATGCTACGAGACCCTCGTGAAGCTTGGCGCATACTTGCTCGGAGAATATGGATTCCTCATATCAGATCTAGCGGGCGGCAGCCCGCTAGATCAGTTTCAGTCACTCCATCGGCacatggcgtcgtgctcgccgAGGACGCAAAGCATGTGTATGTCGACCTATGCGAAGTGGGCCAGCGTGTATCCCGACATGCAGGACCTACTGCTAGACGTATTGCAGCGACACACGCATGTGCTCGACGTTGAGACGAggcagcgcgctgctgaATATGCCATGCTCAtccagctgcagcggcaggGCCATGTGGACTTACAAGACGTGCTTGATGAGCTCCCGCCCTTTACTTCGACGCAATTTCGCGGGACCCAGGCGCCTGCCAATGACCTGTTCAAACCAAATCGCCGCATTAGTGCTGTACCTGTCGTGTCATCCGTACGACGTGGCGAggcgcgacgagcgtcCCGGCTGCCTGTCCTCTTGTCCGACCCAGACGCGCCGAGTGCATCGGTCGTCACGTCCCCGGGCCTGTTCTCGAGCGATGTGTCGGTGGATCTGGTCGACTTGCAGAGTGTACGCATCGACTCGCCTTCCTTGGATTCCGCAAGCGAGCAGCATCCGTGGGCATCCGCCTCTGACGTGACAGGTCCGCAAAGCCCCttgctcgagcatgcgtACCATGAACCAGCACCCTTTCCCCTGTCAAATGCACAACATATCTACCTCGATTTGCCATTCATGCAGCTGTTTGCCCATCAGGGCACATTGTTCGAGGGCCATGGCGGGCGCCTAGAGTACGAGCGGCAAAACACCGGCGACGCATCTGTGACAGTGACTCTGCGCATCCACAACACCGACGTTTTGCGTGCTTTGCACGTATCTGACATCCAGGTCCAGACGtcgatcgaggcgcatgtCACGCACCCCGACCGCGTGGATCCGCAAAGCTCGGTCGCTGGCACGATCGAGTTTGTCTGTCACAGACCGTTTGACGAATCGCCGCAAATGGACATGACAtggcgccgcgaggcggACGACACGCACGTACTGCATGTGGTGCTGCCTGTGTCGCTTGCGACTTTTCTCCGGCCGTGGACGATGGATCGCACGACGTTCTTTGAGCATTGGCACGCGATGCGGTCGCAACCTGaccagcaggcgcagcgtgttTGTCGTTATGCGCATATGAACGACCGTGTATTCTATGCTGCAGGTCTCGCTGTGCTCGCCGGTGTGGATGCGCGCCCACAGAACGTGGTGGCTGCCGGCCGTCTTCCCgacgctgtgcctgtgctggTGCGGTGGGAGCCGAGTCCTGAGACCCATCTCGCACGCCTCACCGTACGTGCCTCGCATCCCGTGGCGGCTCAGGCGATACACAAAATGGTTCTACGATACATGGATTTGATGTAA
- a CDS encoding RNA polymerase I-specific transcription initiation factor RRN3 has product MPASPQRSSLGARKASQTGTQTPHGARQGMYVAYVKNAMLQKAQGDYAPYDELVAQFQSTGNVMPSTKNTASSVTQLQAWLSALTHVAPSLDRTCVTLVESVTEFPWLAMPEDIADAWVRLVCSIVSARSEWVSHVASLLFQNMNLRPAWCRGTHTFLPGHRSAMSRRQLYSRLHSLLQTLLRLIPTLPATLQPLLIQHFPHKRESTMDQVLYIQNLLRITEYCEALTEPIWNVIIDHTLQIDVAIQVELDELEEQGVEPSSHTTDLSAVLDQGADSDSESATVSPALAAQDAIEETLDTLEDLSDEEGYDDSDGLLATELAQEPAWNEIAVLAGKLDAIMKAVHDFLEQHIGMARSPAMLTRRYQLYQTLLGIFTRTILTTFKSRHVQFVLFWFASLDHEFADMFLGTLLSKSLYAVPAAGTSESGESAIILRIAAASYVASYVARARYIDASTTRMVVVNLCTYMDACLESFAAQGLHAPPPGAREHAVFYAVTQAVFYIFCFRWRDLRDGAVSDAPSFALDEDHAPSLAATYPNTGSFELSPQLMPVLHASSLSSVSSTHSMTGERGWAPGLAVVQRAITSPLNPLRYCNANVVQQFAYVAQYTDFLYCYSVLEANAQRRPSQAARESTPTTRSPVKTAPDAPAAVAAPALDAFFPFDPYRLRDSSSLVYRLYREWSDVAPEESDGEEDEDSDDGISALPHEQMTRLSAVLKSRGEYPSHSSITPESIAQSMEAMSISPYTG; this is encoded by the exons ATGCCAGCGTCACCCCAGCGTAGCTCGCTTGGGGCACGCAAGGCATCCCAAACGGGAACACAGACGCCTCATGGAGCGCGACAAGGGATGTACGTGGCATATGTCAAGAATGCCATGCTTCAAAAGGCTCAG GGCGATTATGCGCCGTACGACGAGCTGGTAGCCCAGTTCCAATCTACAGGCAATGTGATGCCTTCAACAAAAAACACAGCGTCTTCTGTGACGCAGCTACAGGCGTGGCTATCTGCCCTGACGCATGTGGCGCCTTCGCTGGATCGCACGTGTGTGACACTGGTCGAGTCGGTCACTGAGTTTCCATGGCTTGCGATGCCCGAGGACATTGCAGATGCGTGGGTTCGGCTCGTGTGCTCGATCGTTAGTGCTCGCAGTGAATGGGTCTCGCATGTGGCGTCCTTGCTCTTTCAAAACATGAATTTGCGTCCTGCATGGTGCCGGGGCACGCACACCTTTCTACCGGGCCACCgctcggccatgtcgcgccGACAACTGTACAGCCGACTACACAGTCTTCTGCAGACACTCTTACGATTGATTCCTACGCTTCCAGCAACATTGCAGCCGCTTCTGATCCAGCATTTTCCGCACAAGCGCGAGTCCACTATGGACCAGGTGCTGTACATCCAAAATCTGCTCCGGATTACCGAGTATTGTGAGGCCTTAACGGAGCCCATTTGGAATGTCATTATCGATCATACTTTGCAGATCGATGTGGCGATCCAAGTGGAACTGGATGAACTGGAGGAACAGGGTGTAGAGCCCTCGAGCCACACGACCGACCTCTCGGCTGTCCTGGACCAGGGAGCCGACTCAGACAGTGAAAGTGCCACCGTATCGCCCGCCCTAGCCGCGCAGGATGCCATTGAAGAgacgctcgacacgctcgaGGACCTATCTGATGAGGAAGGGTACGATGACTCGGATGGGCTGCTGGCGACGGAACTGGCGCAAGAACCAGCGTGGAACGAGATCGCTGTGCTTGCTGGCAAGCTGGATGCGATCATGAAAGCGGTGCATGACTTTCTCGAGCAGCACATtggcatggcacgctcacCAGCTATGCTCACGCGACGTTACCAGCTGTACCAGACTTTGCTGGGCATCTTTACGCGTACGATCCTCACGACGTTCAAGTCGCGACACGTCCAGTTTGTGCTTTTTTGGTTTGCATCGCTGGACCATGAATTTGCTGACATGTTtctcggcacgctcctcAGCAAAAGTTTGTATGCCGTACCTGCGGcaggcacgagcgagtcgGGCGAGTCGGCCATCATCTTGCGCATTGCAGCGGCAAGTTACGTCGCGAGCTATGTCGCGCGTGCCAGGTACATTGATGCATCTACCACGCGCATGGTCGTGGTCAATCTGTGCACGTATATGGACGCCTGCCTCGAATCGTTCGCCGCCCAGGGCCtgcatgcaccgccgccggGTGCGCGAGAGCATGCCGTGTTTTATGCTGTGACCCAGGCCGTTTTCTACATATTTTGCTTCCGATGGCGCGATCTGCGTGATGGCGCCGTGTCTGATGCACCCTCattcgcgctcgacgaggacCATGCGCCATCGCTCGCTGCGACGTACCCGAATACCGGCTCGTTTGAGTTGTCGCCGCAGCTCATGCCGGTCCTGCACGCATCGTCGCTCTCGAGTGTATCTTCGACGCACTCCATGACGGGCGAGCGTGGCTGGGCGCCCGGCCTCGCGGTAGTACAGCGCGCTATCACTTCACCTCTCAATCCGCTGCGATACTGCAATGCGAACGTCGTTCAGCAGTTTGCCTACGTGGCGCAGTATACCGATTTTCTGTACTGCTATTCGGTCCTCGAGGCCAATGCACAGCGTCGCCCATCACAAGCCGCGCGTGAGTCGACACCGAccacgcgctcgcccgTCAAAACGGCGCCTGACGCCCCAGCGGCCGTGGCAGCCCCAGCGCTCGATGCGTTCTTTCCCTTCGACCCGTACCGACTGCGCGACTCGTCATCGCTCGTATACCGCTTGTACCGAGAGTGGTCCGATGTGGCGCCCGAAGAAAGCGACGGcgaagaggacgaggacaGCGATGATGGCATCTCAGCTCTGCCTCACGAGCAAATGACGCGACtgagcgccgtgctcaAGAGCCGCGGCGAGTACCCATCGCACTCGAGCATCACGCCCGAATCTATTGCGCAGAGTATGGAGGCTATGAGTATCAGTCCTTATACAGGCTAA
- a CDS encoding GTP-binding nuclear protein Ran yields the protein MTDAQNIPNFKLVLVGDGGTGKTTFVKRHLTGEFEKKYIATLGVEVHPLQFHTNFGPIVFNVWDTAGQEKFGGLRDGYYIQGQCGIIMFDVTSRITYKNVPNWHRDLERVCENIPIVLCGNKVDVKERKVKTGAVTFHRKKNLQYFEISAKSNYNFEKPFLWLARKLVGNPALEFAAAPALAPPEVQVDQQLMEQYNKELETAAAAPLPDEDDGDL from the coding sequence ATGACGGACGCCCAGAACATCCCCAACTTTAAGCTGGTCCTTGTTGGCGATGGTGGTACTGGTAAGACCACCTTTGTGAAGCGCCACCTGACAGGTGAGTTTGAGAAAAAGTACATCGCCACGCTGGGTGTGGAAGTGCACCCGCTCCAGTTCCACACAAACTTTGGCCCGATCGTATTTAACGTTTGGGACACCGCTGGTCAGGAGAAGTTCGGTGGTCTGCGTGATGGCTACTACATCCAGGGACAGTGCGGTATCATCATGTTTGACGTGACGTCCCGCATCACGTACAAGAACGTGCCCAACTGGCACCGCgacctcgagcgcgtgtgtgAAAACATCCCCATTGTGCTCTGTGGTAACAAGGTCGATGTGAAGGAGCGAAAAGTCAAGACGGGTGCCGTGACGTTCCACCGCAAGAAGAACTTGCAGTACTTTGAGATCTCCGCCAAGTCCAACTACAACTTCGAGAAGCCATTCCTGTGGCTCGCCCGCAAGCTTGTCGGTAACCCTGCTCTTGAGtttgctgccgcgcctgcgctcgcCCCTCCGGAGGTTCAGGTCGACCAGCAGCTCATGGAGCAATACAACAAAgagctcgagacggccGCGGCTGCGCCTCTGCctgacgaggacgacggCGACCTCTAA
- a CDS encoding DNA-directed RNA polymerase I subunit RPA43, with translation MGKKGAEAPSTSTGIVQVSATMNMAIPPFWAMDPMASVLEQLDTLVMRFVPQLEGVLLAHADAKLLSKLGSIDGDSAFAEVPVRFTCFVWRPEVGMSVKGTITLSSPSHVSLLLYDTFNAAVSAPHIPADAWEFVHYSDVGESQRQDAKDRSVGFWQNKETGQRLGGQDNTLTFCVISMTVANQMLSLHGSLLSDPFSVPPPQPGTMSFDQAIGSTEPMEEEKTEETAPKPRRVRWEDSDEEAEEVVQQAAVADDAVDDHQAEAQDEEDAPLVEAPTQSSEAPKEADSDKKEKKEKKKDKKSSKKRDRDAEGGSKKKKKRHSE, from the coding sequence ATGGGTAAGAAGGGGGCCGAGGCCCCGTCGACCTCGACGGGTATCGTGCAGGTGTCTGCTACTATGAACATGGCTATCCCACCTTTTTGGGCCATGGACCCAATGGCGTCAGTGCTTGAGCAGCTAGACACGCTTGTGATGCGCTTTGTTCCACAGCTAGAAGGCGTCCTCTTGGCCCACGCCGATGCCAAGTTGTTGTCTAAGCTAGGCAGTATTGACGGAGACTCGGCATTTGCGGAAGTTCCTGTCCGATTCACGTGTTTTGTATGGCGACCCGAAGTTGGAATGTCCGTCAAGGGCACCATTACTCTGTCGTCACCCAGTCACGTATCACTATTGCTTTACGACACCTTTAATGCAGCTGTGTCTGCGCCGCACATTCCAGCGGATGCATGGGAATTTGTGCATTATAGCGATGTGGGCGAGTCTCAGCGTCAGGATGCAAAAGACCGCAGCGTCGGTTTCTGGCAGAACAAAGAGACGGGACAACGCCTTGGTGGACAAGACAATACCCTTACTTTTTGTGTGATCAGCATGACTGTGGCGAATCAAATGCTCTCACTCCACGGAAGTTTGCTCAGTGACCCATTCAGTGTTCCACCACCGCAGCCAGGTACCATGTCGTTTGACCAAGCCATCGGATCTACAGAGCCCATGGAGGAAGAGAAGACGGAGGAAACGGCACCGAAACCTCGCCGGGTGCGTTGGGAAGACTCGGATGAAGAGGCTGAGGAGGTGGTGCAACAAGCAGCAGTGGCAGATGATGCTGTAGATGACCACCAAGCCGAGGCACAAGACGAGGAGGATGCACCGCTTGTGGAGGCGCCTACCCAGTCTAGTGAGGCGCCGAAGGAAGCTGACTCGGACAAGAAGGAGAAGAAAGAGAAGAAAAAGGACAAGAAGAGcagcaagaagcgcgaCAGAGATGCTGAAGGTGGATCTaagaagaagaaaaagagGCACTCGGAGTGA
- a CDS encoding thioredoxin — translation MIPTVRASAALRAPLRAVMRAPPSVRAFSTSIVRRRIEENISGERLAQLLQEQSAKPLLVDFVAEWCGPCKMLSPVLHKLASSPDLVGGKDIDLVTMDVDHEIGAAQKYGVRAMPTVIAFKDGRPVSQFVGVLPEAQLRQFIQGL, via the coding sequence ATGATCCCCACTGTCCGTGCATCAGCTGCCCtacgtgcgccgctgcggGCTGTCATGCGGGCGCCACCAAGCGTTCGTGCTTTCTCGACGTCGATAGTACGCCGTCGTATTGAAGAAAACATCTCAGGCGAGCGTCTAGCCCAGCTCTTACAGGAACAAAGCGCCAAGCCGCTGCTCGTAGACTTTGTGGCTGAATGGTGTGGTCCGTGTAAGATGCTGAGTCctgtgctgcacaagctTGCCAGCTCACCAGACCTGGTGGGCGGCAAGGACATTGATCTTGTCACTATGGACGTTGATCACGAGATCGGCGCAGCCCAAAAGTACGGTGTTCGTGCCATGCCTACCGTAATCGCCTTCAAGGATGGCCGACCTGTCTCTCAATTTGTTGGCGTGCTACCAGaagcgcagctgcgccaatTTATTCAGGGTCTGTAg